One window of the Chryseotalea sp. WA131a genome contains the following:
- a CDS encoding NAD(P)/FAD-dependent oxidoreductase: MKLLNRTEPKTIVIVGGGLAGLVCANLLSQSAKVVLLEKKQYPFHRVCGEYISNETIPFLKRNGLYPNFLELPSIRQLWLTSVNGQKAEIDLGLGGFGISRFQLDHFLYQKAKEKGVAVFENCEATQITFQDELFEIETTNKKFTADVVIGSFGKRSRLDKTLQRNFIQKKSPYVGIKYHIRTQHPNHVIALHNFKDGYCGISNIEEGKSTLCYLTHRNNVRQFKSIAEMERQVLFKNPYLKKMFSESEFLYEKPETINEISFETKGPIEQHLLMSGDAAGMITPLCGNGMALAIHSAKVVSELVHQFLQGAINRSQLENQYAQQWRALFAKRLWAGRQIQNLFGSEWASNIAVNLARYTPSIAQFLVKQTHGDEF, translated from the coding sequence TACTTGAAAAAAAACAATATCCCTTTCATCGGGTGTGTGGTGAATATATTTCGAACGAAACTATTCCTTTTCTTAAAAGAAATGGACTCTATCCCAACTTTTTAGAATTGCCCTCCATTCGTCAGTTGTGGTTAACTTCGGTTAATGGACAAAAAGCAGAAATAGATTTGGGCTTAGGAGGGTTTGGCATCAGCCGATTTCAATTGGATCATTTTCTATATCAGAAGGCAAAAGAAAAAGGGGTAGCTGTTTTTGAAAATTGTGAAGCAACCCAAATCACCTTCCAAGATGAGTTGTTCGAGATTGAAACAACCAATAAAAAATTTACAGCCGATGTTGTGATCGGCTCGTTTGGCAAGCGTTCTCGTTTGGATAAAACGCTCCAGCGAAACTTCATTCAAAAAAAGTCTCCGTATGTAGGTATCAAGTATCATATCCGAACACAACATCCCAACCACGTAATTGCGCTTCATAATTTTAAAGATGGATATTGTGGCATCAGCAATATTGAAGAAGGAAAAAGCACGCTGTGTTACCTTACCCATCGCAACAACGTCCGGCAGTTCAAAAGCATTGCAGAAATGGAGCGGCAAGTATTGTTTAAGAACCCTTACCTCAAAAAAATGTTTAGCGAGTCAGAATTCCTGTACGAAAAGCCGGAGACCATCAATGAGATTTCGTTTGAAACCAAAGGCCCGATCGAGCAACATCTACTGATGAGTGGCGATGCCGCTGGGATGATTACTCCGCTCTGCGGCAATGGCATGGCACTGGCGATTCATTCGGCCAAAGTAGTAAGCGAACTGGTTCACCAATTTTTGCAAGGAGCGATAAATCGATCTCAATTGGAAAATCAATATGCGCAACAATGGAGAGCTTTATTTGCAAAGCGATTGTGGGCTGGTCGACAAATACAAAACCTATTTGGCAGCGAGTGGGCTTCTAACATTGCGGTAAACTTGGCACGATACACTCCCTCTATCGCCCAGTTTTTGGTGAAGCAAACCCATGGGGATGAATTTTAG
- a CDS encoding TIM barrel protein, with translation METSRRAFLQTLGLMAGYGLTTSVGFCCSTKSTSEETRDSTNTVMQTPKDIFFKISLAEWSLHRMLQDKKLDHLDFPAKAKNDFGISAVEYVNQFFFDKAKDSAYLTELKKRCDDNGVTSVLIMCDNEGGMADTDAKKRKQAVENHYKWADAAKFLGCHSIRVNCFGEGTREEVAKAGTDGLHQLSEYAQQVGVNVIVENHGGYSSDGQWLSKVITDVGMTNCGTLPDFGNFCVRREKGDMWESKCMEWYDRYKGTTEILPFAKGVSAKSYDFDASGNCIETDYEKMLKIVKASGYTGYIGIEYEGSVLSEEEGIRATKALLEKFGRI, from the coding sequence ATGGAAACATCAAGAAGAGCCTTTTTACAAACCCTTGGCCTAATGGCCGGTTATGGGTTAACTACCAGCGTGGGGTTTTGTTGTTCAACCAAATCAACATCAGAAGAAACCCGCGATTCAACCAACACTGTTATGCAAACCCCAAAAGATATTTTCTTCAAGATTTCTTTAGCGGAATGGTCGCTTCACCGGATGCTCCAAGATAAAAAACTAGATCATCTTGATTTTCCTGCAAAGGCCAAGAATGATTTCGGTATTTCTGCCGTAGAATATGTCAATCAGTTTTTCTTTGACAAAGCAAAAGACAGCGCCTACTTAACCGAATTAAAGAAACGCTGCGATGACAATGGCGTTACCAGTGTTTTGATTATGTGCGACAACGAGGGTGGCATGGCCGATACCGATGCGAAGAAAAGAAAGCAAGCGGTTGAAAACCATTACAAGTGGGCTGATGCAGCTAAATTTTTAGGCTGCCACAGCATTCGCGTCAACTGCTTTGGCGAAGGCACACGCGAAGAAGTAGCGAAAGCCGGCACCGATGGCCTTCATCAATTAAGTGAGTATGCTCAACAAGTTGGCGTGAATGTAATTGTAGAAAATCATGGCGGATATTCATCGGATGGCCAATGGCTGAGCAAAGTAATTACCGATGTAGGTATGACCAACTGCGGCACACTGCCCGACTTTGGTAATTTTTGTGTTCGCAGAGAAAAGGGCGACATGTGGGAATCGAAGTGTATGGAATGGTACGATCGATACAAAGGAACGACCGAGATTTTGCCATTTGCAAAAGGGGTAAGTGCCAAGAGTTATGATTTTGATGCGAGTGGGAATTGCATTGAAACAGATTACGAAAAGATGCTGAAGATTGTAAAAGCGAGTGGCTACACCGGTTACATTGGTATTGAGTATGAAGGAAGCGTGTTGTCAGAAGAAGAAGGGATACGGGCAACCAAGGCATTGTTAGAAAAATTTGGAAGAATCTAA
- a CDS encoding rhodanese-like domain-containing protein, translating into MKKILRFLFIALITSVVSCSTKENENFVLAPPDFQTKLSQAQDAYLLDVRTSEEITTGIIAGAVNIIYDENFAQKISEVPLQPIFVYCASGKRSAKAAKILREKGYAPVYELAGGLNAWKEKGLSVNQ; encoded by the coding sequence ATGAAAAAAATATTACGGTTTTTATTCATTGCATTAATCACTTCGGTGGTCTCTTGTTCTACAAAAGAAAATGAAAATTTCGTTTTAGCGCCTCCCGATTTTCAAACAAAATTGAGCCAAGCACAAGATGCCTACTTGTTGGATGTGCGCACAAGTGAGGAGATTACAACGGGTATAATTGCCGGTGCGGTCAATATTATCTATGATGAAAATTTTGCGCAAAAAATTTCTGAAGTGCCTCTTCAGCCAATATTTGTTTATTGTGCTTCGGGCAAGCGAAGCGCCAAGGCAGCAAAAATTTTGAGGGAAAAAGGTTATGCTCCTGTTTACGAACTAGCGGGTGGGCTTAATGCTTGGAAAGAAAAAGGGCTAAGTGTGAATCAATGA
- a CDS encoding type III polyketide synthase has product MSFITAIGTANPENKIAQSAIAEFMVKAMKLDAEDARKLRALHRLSGIETRHSVINDYSRASHFDFYPNHSEAFPSTKQRMALFQKHAVHVSVSAAEKCFAKLHDLKRSEITHLVVVSCTGMYAPGLDIDLVRSLGLKSSVERTCINFMGCYAAFNAMKLANAFCEKNPKVKVLVVCTELCSIHFQPENTEDNLLANSLFADGSAALIVEAIPRTGINLKPLNFFCEIATEGEHDMAWTVGDMGFEMRLSSYVPDVIKGGIKKLTSSLLNSISQQLSDIDYFAIHPGGKKILEAIESELNVTKLQNQHAYEVLKNFGNMSSPTVLFVLHEIYLRLTKEDTRKKILSFAFGPGLTLESMVLEVQNH; this is encoded by the coding sequence ATGAGCTTCATTACCGCTATTGGCACTGCCAATCCAGAAAACAAAATTGCCCAATCAGCGATAGCTGAATTTATGGTGAAGGCTATGAAGCTGGATGCCGAAGATGCGCGAAAGTTGAGGGCACTGCACCGATTGAGCGGCATTGAAACGCGGCACTCGGTCATCAACGATTATAGCCGCGCGAGTCATTTTGATTTTTATCCAAACCATTCAGAAGCATTTCCCTCCACCAAGCAGCGCATGGCACTGTTTCAAAAGCATGCCGTTCACGTAAGTGTATCGGCTGCAGAAAAATGTTTTGCGAAGCTACATGATCTCAAACGTTCAGAAATTACCCATTTGGTAGTAGTGAGTTGCACGGGCATGTACGCTCCCGGTTTGGATATTGATTTGGTCAGAAGCCTTGGATTGAAATCTTCCGTTGAGCGCACCTGCATCAACTTTATGGGTTGTTATGCAGCCTTCAATGCCATGAAGTTGGCAAATGCATTTTGTGAAAAAAATCCAAAAGTAAAAGTATTGGTGGTTTGCACGGAGCTGTGCAGCATTCACTTTCAACCAGAAAACACCGAAGACAATCTGCTTGCCAACTCACTATTTGCCGATGGATCTGCGGCATTGATTGTGGAGGCCATTCCCCGCACTGGAATAAACCTAAAACCACTTAACTTTTTTTGTGAGATTGCCACCGAAGGTGAACATGACATGGCCTGGACGGTGGGCGATATGGGTTTTGAAATGAGGCTCTCATCGTATGTACCAGATGTGATCAAAGGCGGCATTAAAAAATTGACTTCTTCGCTGTTGAATAGTATTTCACAGCAACTTTCGGATATCGATTATTTTGCCATTCACCCTGGAGGGAAAAAGATATTGGAAGCCATTGAATCGGAACTGAACGTAACGAAACTGCAAAACCAACATGCCTATGAAGTGCTGAAAAACTTTGGCAACATGTCGTCACCCACAGTGCTTTTTGTTTTGCATGAGATTTACCTCCGCTTAACCAAGGAGGATACGAGAAAAAAGATTTTGAGCTTTGCTTTTGGCCCCGGCTTGACTTTAGAGAGCATGGTGTTGGAAGTGCAAAATCATTGA
- a CDS encoding UbiA prenyltransferase family protein, with product MSFKSTFLHLRFPFSYFLLPIYLFALSQSPDFTADRLLWSFLLIHLFLYPASNGYNSYFDKDEKSIGGLKNPPPVDKSLYYSALGLDVVAIGLAVIKIGILFATMLVIYGLASKAYSHPSIRLKKYPFGGWLVTGFFQGFFTFLMSYVGINHAEIGHLFQLKILIPAALTSVMLWGNYPMTQVYQHEEDAKHGDKTLSLLLGIRGTFIFVQAVFGVAAFGFAWFFTNYYSFDFAIKFLMALAPVVIYFMYWFYLVWKDESKADFSRTMRLNFVSATCLNLFFLYFFLANSHYGGYF from the coding sequence ATGTCATTCAAATCCACTTTTCTTCACCTTCGATTTCCGTTTAGCTACTTCTTATTACCTATTTATTTGTTTGCGTTGAGCCAAAGTCCAGACTTTACAGCCGATCGATTGTTATGGTCTTTTTTGCTCATCCATCTTTTTCTGTACCCCGCCAGCAATGGATACAACAGCTATTTCGATAAAGATGAAAAGAGCATCGGTGGGTTGAAGAATCCTCCACCGGTTGACAAAAGTCTTTACTATTCTGCACTTGGTTTAGACGTGGTTGCCATCGGCCTTGCCGTCATAAAAATTGGAATCTTGTTTGCAACCATGCTGGTGATTTATGGATTGGCCAGCAAAGCTTATAGTCATCCTTCCATCCGATTAAAAAAATACCCGTTTGGGGGATGGTTAGTGACTGGATTTTTTCAAGGCTTCTTTACTTTTTTGATGAGCTACGTGGGCATCAATCACGCAGAAATTGGCCATTTGTTTCAACTCAAAATTTTGATTCCTGCTGCATTGACCAGCGTAATGCTGTGGGGCAACTACCCCATGACGCAGGTCTATCAACACGAAGAGGATGCTAAGCACGGTGATAAAACATTAAGTCTCTTGTTGGGCATACGCGGCACATTTATTTTTGTGCAGGCGGTGTTTGGAGTGGCTGCCTTTGGTTTTGCTTGGTTTTTTACCAATTATTATTCATTCGACTTTGCAATCAAATTTTTAATGGCATTGGCACCGGTGGTCATTTATTTTATGTATTGGTTCTACCTGGTTTGGAAGGATGAATCGAAAGCGGACTTTTCACGCACCATGCGATTGAATTTTGTTTCTGCTACATGCCTTAATCTTTTCTTTCTGTATTTCTTTTTGGCGAATAGCCATTATGGGGGGTATTTTTAA
- a CDS encoding triose-phosphate isomerase produces MRKKIVAGNWKMNKTLEEAKILTAELMGMVADEVKSNTEVIICTPFPYLISVKNQLGNSNIKVGAQNCSEHDSGAYTGEVSAAMIKSIDVPYVIVGHSERRQYFGETNKMLAVKVDKALANSLTPIFCCGEPLEIREKGEHETLVKQQVEESLFHLSTDVLQKVVIAYEPVWAIGTGKTATSQQAQDMHLVIRKHLASKYGQSVADSISILYGGSVKADNAKELFACADVDGGLVGGASLKSREFVEIVKAC; encoded by the coding sequence ATGCGTAAAAAAATTGTTGCCGGCAACTGGAAAATGAATAAGACTTTAGAAGAAGCAAAAATTCTAACAGCTGAACTGATGGGCATGGTAGCCGATGAAGTGAAAAGTAACACCGAAGTAATTATTTGTACACCCTTTCCCTATTTAATCAGTGTCAAGAATCAGTTGGGCAATTCCAACATAAAAGTTGGGGCGCAAAATTGTAGCGAACATGACTCAGGTGCCTACACAGGCGAAGTATCTGCCGCCATGATAAAATCAATCGATGTGCCTTATGTAATTGTTGGCCATAGCGAACGAAGACAATACTTTGGCGAAACCAACAAAATGTTAGCTGTCAAAGTAGATAAAGCATTGGCCAACTCCCTAACACCCATCTTCTGCTGTGGCGAGCCATTGGAAATCCGTGAAAAGGGAGAACACGAAACGCTAGTAAAACAGCAGGTGGAAGAAAGCTTATTTCATTTATCGACTGATGTGCTTCAAAAGGTGGTGATTGCATACGAACCTGTGTGGGCGATTGGCACTGGCAAAACAGCAACTTCACAACAAGCGCAAGATATGCACTTGGTTATCCGAAAGCATTTGGCTTCTAAGTATGGCCAGTCGGTTGCAGATTCTATTTCGATTCTGTACGGTGGCAGCGTAAAAGCAGACAATGCAAAAGAGCTTTTTGCTTGTGCAGATGTTGATGGCGGATTGGTAGGCGGTGCTTCCTTGAAGTCAAGAGAGTTTGTGGAAATTGTGAAGGCTTGTTAA
- the rbfA gene encoding 30S ribosome-binding factor RbfA, whose translation MSTVRQQKYGKLIQKELSTIFFKEKDNLLEGQLITVAEVKMSPDLGLAKVYLSMSFAKDKQRLLNRITLKKSEIRKDLGQRIRNQARIIPELHFYVDEVEENALRMEELIKSLNIPKEEK comes from the coding sequence ATGAGCACCGTACGGCAACAGAAATATGGCAAATTGATTCAGAAAGAATTGAGCACCATCTTTTTTAAGGAAAAAGATAACTTGTTGGAAGGGCAATTGATCACCGTGGCAGAAGTAAAAATGAGCCCCGACCTGGGCTTGGCCAAAGTGTACTTGAGCATGAGCTTTGCCAAAGACAAGCAACGTTTGTTAAACCGCATCACCCTCAAGAAAAGTGAAATTCGGAAAGACTTGGGTCAACGCATCCGAAATCAGGCGCGCATTATTCCCGAATTGCATTTTTATGTGGATGAGGTAGAAGAAAATGCATTGCGCATGGAAGAGCTCATTAAAAGTTTAAATATTCCAAAAGAAGAAAAGTAG
- a CDS encoding ABC transporter permease produces the protein MNLPFFIAKRYLLSKRKRSFINIISILSLIGVAFSTAALIIVLSVFNGLEHLIRSLNTSFDPELKIEAAQGKSFEFTSELKQKINSIKGVEIVTEVIEDYALVRYREADMVVTIKGMSDNFLDQHRLDNRIVDGKLRLHENNINYAIVGRGVQDALSIGVESNIYPLQVFYIKNLKATSLDVSNLYSRRDIQPGSVFSIEKNYDENYVFLPLNFVQDLLDYGNKRTSLEIKTKAESNLKQIQHSIKETLGNSFTVLTNEEQHKDFYKLLKMEKLFFFIALTMLIFVASVNIFFSLMMLAIDKKKDMAILSAMGATHQVIKAIFLTEGAMIALWGAAIGLVLGGGVCWLQDRFGLVGMGMENAIVNSYPVKLKAVDFGVTSLVIIAITFVISFYPARLAAKTFTTNQL, from the coding sequence GTGAACTTACCGTTCTTCATCGCGAAGCGTTATCTGCTTTCCAAACGCAAACGGAGTTTCATTAACATCATTTCTATATTATCGCTCATTGGTGTTGCCTTTTCTACGGCAGCTTTAATTATCGTTTTGTCGGTTTTCAATGGTTTAGAGCATCTGATTCGTTCGCTCAACACTTCCTTTGACCCTGAATTGAAGATAGAAGCAGCACAAGGAAAATCCTTTGAATTTACTTCCGAGCTAAAACAAAAAATCAATTCGATAAAGGGAGTTGAAATTGTAACCGAAGTAATTGAAGACTATGCCTTGGTGCGTTACCGCGAAGCCGATATGGTGGTTACTATTAAAGGCATGAGTGACAATTTCTTAGACCAACACCGCTTAGATAACCGTATTGTAGATGGTAAATTGAGGCTGCATGAAAATAACATCAACTACGCCATTGTGGGCAGAGGGGTTCAAGACGCACTGAGCATAGGTGTTGAGTCAAATATTTATCCGTTACAGGTTTTTTACATTAAGAATTTAAAAGCTACGTCACTGGATGTTTCCAACCTTTACAGCCGAAGAGATATTCAGCCAGGCTCTGTGTTTTCCATCGAAAAAAATTATGATGAGAACTATGTTTTTCTTCCTCTTAATTTTGTACAAGACCTGCTGGACTATGGCAACAAAAGGACATCGCTAGAAATTAAAACTAAAGCCGAAAGCAACCTCAAGCAAATTCAACATTCCATTAAAGAAACGTTGGGAAATTCATTTACGGTTCTTACAAATGAAGAGCAGCATAAAGACTTCTACAAATTACTAAAGATGGAAAAGTTGTTCTTTTTTATCGCTTTGACGATGCTCATTTTTGTTGCTTCAGTTAATATTTTCTTTTCGTTGATGATGCTGGCCATTGATAAGAAAAAAGATATGGCAATACTTTCGGCCATGGGCGCCACTCATCAGGTGATTAAGGCTATTTTTTTGACCGAGGGTGCTATGATTGCCTTATGGGGAGCAGCCATTGGCTTGGTACTAGGCGGTGGGGTTTGTTGGCTGCAAGACCGTTTTGGGCTGGTGGGAATGGGAATGGAAAATGCTATTGTCAATAGTTACCCCGTCAAGTTAAAAGCGGTCGATTTTGGAGTCACTTCTCTTGTGATTATCGCAATTACCTTTGTTATCTCTTTTTACCCCGCTAGGCTAGCAGCCAAAACTTTTACTACCAACCAGCTATAG
- a CDS encoding ATP-dependent helicase, translated as MKVSAVQPFQIIYSLYQHEYLGYVFESFIIHLDERGKLTYQHQNISAKNAREFSKGLDNRDFELIELMDSMSQDAVLKHFSKKLLKPDEFFSKVFHKDKGDELLQEQIEAYMEKRRAAVLEKMKGKFLFEMGNDGEPTWRKVEVLEKRATIQFHFERTPENTNYYPTISHNGRKVEIPNPAAYLICKQPAWMVFNGKLYGFEKYVDGKKLQPFLNKKHVVIPKNLEETYYNRFVAPLIASFDDIEAYGFEISKHEFDPHPLLTISELPPANEKSTPTLFEASHDDAPADDEAGKIVFDLSFRYGKYKFRGDAFGNVNVTVEKKENGDYVFHRIRRNIDLEKKSAQTLIKLGLPLRGFRCALDKAQAFSWINENRVNLLNFGFEVNQPENRDKKYFVGKAVIELEVKENIDWFDIHAKIRFGEYEISFKELRKLILKKKVEFKLPNGEIAIIPDAWLIKYGDLFALSETQGDHEKPVLKKHHVNLVTELEEGNLAKVHMSERMRNLQSFTGIKDYPMPAGFQGELRPYQKAGYNWLRFLNEFHLGGCLADDMGLGKTVQTLTLLQSEKEKENAGTSLLVMPTSLIYNWEMEAAKFTPDLKILTYTGTLRNKDVSRFSKYDLVLTSYGITRLDIDELQKFYFNYIILDESQVIKNPTANIAKAVMQLKSRFKLTLTGTPLENTTLDLWSQMTFINPGLLGGQSFFKKEYQLPIEKKADEARTKKLNGIIRPFMLRRLKSQVAKDLPEKVENIYYTNMTAEQEEKYEEAKSYYRHKILDLIDKEGIGSSRMTILEGLTKLRQISNHPKMVDTHYTGSSGKLDDISHMIENAMLEGHKLLVFSQFVKHLEIVKDLLKTRKVPFAYLDGSSTDRKEQVEKFNKDPDLKVFLISIKAGGLGLNLTEADYVFILDPWWNPAVEAQAADRAHRIGQKKKVFTYKFITKNTVEEKILTLQKHKLKLSENLIQNEENVIKALTREDIEMLMS; from the coding sequence ATGAAGGTATCTGCCGTCCAACCGTTTCAAATCATTTACTCGCTTTATCAGCACGAGTACTTGGGCTACGTGTTTGAATCTTTTATCATTCATTTGGACGAACGGGGCAAGCTTACCTATCAGCACCAAAACATTTCGGCTAAAAATGCGCGTGAATTTTCGAAAGGGCTAGATAATCGTGATTTTGAATTGATAGAGCTAATGGACAGCATGAGCCAAGATGCCGTGCTGAAACATTTTTCTAAAAAGCTACTGAAGCCCGATGAGTTTTTCAGTAAAGTTTTTCACAAAGACAAAGGCGATGAATTGCTGCAAGAGCAAATTGAAGCCTACATGGAAAAACGTAGGGCAGCAGTATTGGAAAAAATGAAAGGCAAGTTCCTTTTTGAAATGGGGAACGATGGGGAACCTACTTGGCGCAAAGTGGAGGTACTTGAAAAACGGGCTACCATCCAATTTCATTTTGAACGCACTCCAGAAAACACCAACTACTATCCCACCATTAGTCATAACGGAAGAAAAGTTGAGATACCCAATCCTGCCGCCTACTTGATTTGCAAACAACCCGCCTGGATGGTGTTCAATGGAAAGTTGTATGGTTTTGAAAAATATGTAGATGGAAAGAAATTACAGCCCTTCCTGAACAAAAAGCATGTGGTGATTCCAAAAAATCTGGAAGAAACCTATTACAACCGATTTGTGGCTCCGCTCATTGCATCTTTTGATGATATTGAAGCGTATGGTTTTGAAATCAGCAAGCACGAATTTGACCCACACCCATTGTTGACCATTTCTGAACTTCCGCCTGCTAACGAAAAATCGACCCCCACACTTTTCGAAGCCTCGCATGATGATGCGCCAGCCGATGATGAGGCTGGAAAGATTGTGTTCGATTTATCTTTCCGTTATGGAAAGTATAAATTTAGAGGCGATGCCTTTGGCAATGTAAATGTAACAGTCGAAAAAAAGGAAAATGGTGATTATGTTTTTCACCGCATTAGACGCAACATCGACCTTGAAAAAAAATCTGCACAAACACTTATTAAATTAGGTTTGCCCTTACGGGGATTTCGGTGCGCCCTCGATAAAGCACAGGCCTTCTCTTGGATAAATGAGAACCGTGTGAACTTGCTCAACTTCGGTTTCGAAGTAAATCAACCTGAAAATCGCGATAAGAAGTATTTTGTGGGCAAAGCGGTGATTGAACTCGAAGTAAAGGAGAACATCGATTGGTTTGACATTCATGCAAAAATCCGATTTGGTGAATATGAAATCTCCTTTAAAGAACTGCGCAAGCTCATTCTCAAAAAGAAGGTAGAGTTTAAATTACCCAATGGCGAAATTGCCATCATTCCGGATGCGTGGTTGATTAAGTATGGCGATCTGTTCGCACTCAGCGAAACACAAGGCGACCACGAAAAACCAGTGCTGAAAAAACACCACGTCAATTTGGTGACAGAACTAGAAGAAGGCAATTTGGCCAAAGTGCACATGAGTGAGCGCATGCGGAATCTACAATCCTTTACAGGAATAAAAGATTACCCAATGCCTGCGGGATTTCAAGGCGAGCTTCGTCCGTATCAAAAAGCAGGTTACAATTGGCTGCGATTTTTAAACGAGTTTCATTTAGGCGGTTGTTTGGCCGATGACATGGGTTTGGGTAAAACGGTGCAGACATTAACGCTCCTTCAATCTGAAAAAGAGAAAGAAAATGCGGGTACTTCACTTTTGGTAATGCCCACCTCGCTGATTTACAATTGGGAGATGGAGGCGGCAAAGTTTACACCCGATTTAAAAATACTTACCTACACGGGCACGCTTCGAAATAAAGATGTGAGCCGCTTCAGCAAATACGATCTGGTGTTGACCTCGTATGGCATCACACGATTGGATATTGACGAACTTCAAAAATTTTATTTCAACTACATCATTTTAGACGAATCGCAAGTAATTAAAAACCCCACGGCCAACATTGCCAAGGCGGTGATGCAATTGAAGTCGCGGTTTAAGCTGACCTTGACGGGAACGCCATTAGAAAACACCACGCTTGATTTGTGGTCGCAGATGACCTTTATCAACCCGGGTTTGTTGGGTGGGCAATCGTTCTTCAAAAAAGAATATCAACTTCCGATTGAGAAAAAAGCAGACGAGGCAAGAACAAAAAAATTGAATGGCATCATCCGGCCATTCATGCTGCGCAGATTAAAATCGCAAGTGGCCAAAGACTTGCCCGAAAAAGTAGAGAACATCTACTACACCAACATGACCGCTGAGCAAGAAGAAAAATATGAAGAAGCAAAATCATACTACCGCCATAAAATTTTAGATCTCATCGACAAAGAGGGTATTGGAAGTTCTCGAATGACCATTTTGGAAGGCCTTACCAAGCTGCGCCAAATTTCCAATCACCCTAAAATGGTGGACACGCATTACACGGGTAGCTCTGGCAAACTGGACGACATCTCGCACATGATTGAAAATGCCATGTTAGAAGGGCACAAGCTGTTGGTGTTTAGCCAATTTGTGAAGCATCTTGAGATCGTTAAAGATTTGTTGAAAACGCGCAAAGTGCCATTTGCCTATTTGGATGGATCGAGCACCGATCGCAAAGAACAAGTAGAAAAATTCAACAAAGACCCTGATTTAAAAGTATTTTTGATTTCTATTAAAGCCGGTGGCTTAGGTTTGAATTTAACCGAAGCCGATTACGTTTTCATCCTCGACCCGTGGTGGAACCCAGCAGTGGAGGCACAAGCAGCCGACCGAGCTCACCGAATCGGTCAAAAGAAAAAAGTATTCACCTACAAGTTCATCACCAAAAATACGGTGGAGGAAAAAATACTCACACTCCAAAAACATAAATTGAAACTTTCTGAGAACCTCATTCAAAACGAGGAAAACGTAATCAAAGCGCTTACACGCGAGGACATTGAGATGTTGATGAGTTAG
- a CDS encoding DMT family transporter, whose protein sequence is MRSRLLKSNNVFLIGFILAFFGSILFSVKAILVKLAYRDTEVDAVTLLALRMIFSLPFFLVSAWVVSGRTENLKFTTKQWLYVALVGCLGYYISSLLDFLGLQYVTAGIERLILFIYPTLVLLISAFFFKQKIKSIQVLAIAISYIGLVVAFFGEIDFQKGQTHNFYLGALLIFCCAITYATYIVGSGRLIPVVGAVKFNSYAMAFASAGVLLHFLFNSKTSLIHLSPLTYLYGFLMAIFATVLPSYMVAEGIKRIGSGNAAIVSSIGPVSTLVLAYFMLGESFSVEQIIGTIMILIGVYIVGKFKPKEDL, encoded by the coding sequence ATGAGATCAAGATTATTAAAATCAAACAATGTTTTCCTGATTGGTTTTATACTTGCTTTTTTTGGCTCAATATTGTTTTCAGTCAAAGCCATTTTAGTAAAGCTAGCGTATCGCGATACAGAAGTAGATGCCGTAACCCTATTGGCTTTGCGGATGATTTTTTCGTTGCCGTTCTTTCTGGTTTCGGCATGGGTAGTTTCGGGCAGAACAGAAAATTTAAAGTTTACAACTAAGCAATGGCTGTATGTAGCACTTGTGGGTTGTCTGGGATACTACATTAGTAGCTTGTTGGATTTTTTAGGTTTGCAGTACGTAACCGCTGGCATCGAACGATTAATCTTGTTCATTTACCCCACCCTTGTGTTACTGATTTCGGCATTCTTCTTCAAGCAAAAGATAAAATCCATACAAGTACTCGCCATTGCTATCAGTTACATTGGATTGGTCGTTGCTTTTTTTGGCGAAATTGATTTTCAAAAAGGACAAACACACAATTTTTATTTAGGTGCTTTGTTGATTTTCTGTTGTGCCATCACTTATGCAACCTACATTGTGGGCAGCGGTCGGTTGATACCCGTGGTGGGTGCAGTAAAATTTAATAGTTACGCGATGGCCTTTGCTTCGGCTGGAGTGCTTTTGCATTTTCTATTCAATTCTAAAACATCGCTCATTCATCTTTCGCCTCTTACCTATTTGTATGGGTTTTTAATGGCTATCTTTGCCACTGTGCTGCCTTCGTATATGGTGGCAGAAGGAATTAAACGAATTGGTTCAGGTAACGCTGCGATTGTAAGCAGCATAGGTCCGGTGTCTACATTAGTGCTTGCTTACTTTATGTTAGGAGAATCCTTTTCTGTTGAGCAAATCATTGGAACGATCATGATTTTGATTGGGGTGTATATTGTTGGTAAATTCAAACCAAAAGAAGATTTATGA